The DNA sequence AACATTTGTACAATGTTTTATTATTTTTTCAGAACAGCCTTCAGATCTTAATAGGGATGTTGCTTCTTCTTTAGATATCATGATAATCTTTAACTATCTTCGACTTTTTTGAATTTTTCTAATGCTTCTTCAAGTTCTTTTACCATCTCGGAGTTATCAAAGAAATCTAATTTTTCCCCACAGATATTACATTTGAAATTAAGCTGTTCTGCAACATCGAAAGGAACTTTAGAACAGTTGTTTTTGCAGGCGAAAAACATATTATCTTGTTCATATTGCAACAACTCTTCGAGATGCTCAGCATAGTCTTTTTCTCTTTTCTCTATTACCTCTGGCGCTTTAGAAAGGTCCATTTTCCAGTAATAGATATACCAACCAGTTTCTTTGTCTTTAATTCTTCTGTACGTTGCCAGTCTGTTGTCATACAGCTTATATAACGCCCTTCTTACATTATTAATTCTTAAATGAGTTAATTTAGAGATTTCCTCATCAGTTGCTTCTTTTTCATAAATAATGTTAGCAACTTCAACACCTTCTTCACCAAGTAACTCTTCAAGAAAATCAAATAGCAATCTTTGGTCTAATTCCATGAAATCCCTTCGATTAAAATTTAAAGCAATAATTAATTATGTTTTTTTTTTATATAAATGTTTGCCCCTATTTCGACTTTTGATTACGAGAAAAAGAGATGTATTTAAACTTTTCGGCAAGACTATAAGTTTAGTATTGATAATTTTTTGAATATGATTTATAGATGTTTATATGTTATTTTTATTTAAAATAGAGTAACAAAAAGAGATTAGATAGATTTTTAAGCTATATTTTTATTGATTTTTCATGCTAGGGACTATAGTCAATGTAATTGCGATTATTTTAGGTAGTATCTTAGGCATTCTAATCAAATCACGATTCCCAGAAAAAGTTAATAAAATTATATTCCAGGTCATAGGATTATTTACGATTACACTTGGTATTACGATGGCGATTAAAACAAATAATTTTCTGATAGTTGCTTTTAGCCTTATTATTGGCTCAGTTATCGGAGAACTCCTAGATATAGAAAAATATCTCGAGAGCTTAACTGAAAAATTAAAAAATAAACTTAAAA is a window from the Methanofastidiosum sp. genome containing:
- the tfe gene encoding transcription factor E, with amino-acid sequence MELDQRLLFDFLEELLGEEGVEVANIIYEKEATDEEISKLTHLRINNVRRALYKLYDNRLATYRRIKDKETGWYIYYWKMDLSKAPEVIEKREKDYAEHLEELLQYEQDNMFFACKNNCSKVPFDVAEQLNFKCNICGEKLDFFDNSEMVKELEEALEKFKKVEDS